A genome region from Rhinopithecus roxellana isolate Shanxi Qingling chromosome 10, ASM756505v1, whole genome shotgun sequence includes the following:
- the PITPNM2 gene encoding membrane-associated phosphatidylinositol transfer protein 2 isoform X7 gives MIIKEYRIPLPMTVEEYRIAQLYMIQVLLSPQKKSRNETYGEGSGVEILENRPYTDGPGGSGQYTHKVYHVGMHIPSWFRSILPKAALRVVEESWNAYPYTRTRFTCPFVEKFSIDIETFYKTDAGENPDVFNLSPVEKNQLTIDFIDIVKDPVPHNEYKTEEDPKLFQSTKTQRGPLSDNWIEEYKKQVFPIMCAYKLCKVEFRYWGMQSKIERFIHDTGLRRVMVRAHRQAWCWQDEWYGLSMENIRELEKEAQLMLSRKMAQFNEDGEEATELIKHEAASDQASGEPPEPSSSNGEPLVGRGLKKQWSTSSKSSRSSKRGASPSRHSISEWRMQSIARDSDESSDDEFFDAHEDLSDTEEMFPKDITKWSSNDLMDKIESPEPEDTQDGLYRQSSPEFRVASSVEQLNIIEDEVSQPLAAPPSKIHVLLLVLHGGTILDTGAGDPSSKKGDANTIANVFDTVMRVHYPSALGRLAIRLVPCPPVCSDAFALVSNLSPYSHDEGCLSSSQDHIPLAALPLLATSSPQYQEAVATVIQRANLAYGDFIKSQEGMTFNGQVCLIGDCVGGILAFDALCYSNQPVSESQSSSRRGSVVSMQDNDMLSPGILVNAAHCSGGGNSGGGGSSGGSSLESSRHLSRSNVDIPRSNGPEDPKRQLPRKRSDSSTYELDTIQQHQAFLSSLHASVLRTEPCSRHSSSSTMLDGTGALGRFDFEITDLFLFGCPLGLVLALRKTVIPALDVFQLRPACQQVYNLFHPADPSASRLEPLLERRFHALPPFSVPRYQRYPLGDGCSTLLVETVQRNPELVLEGGPLAPLPHGDSFLETSMPVPAPTWQDGPRPDSAESDVLQTHNVAFQEHATPSSPSPAPASRGFRRASEISIASQVSGMAESYTASSIAQKAPDALSHTPSVRRLSLLALPPPRPITPGPHPPARQASPSLERAPGLPELDIREVAAKWWGQKRIDYALYCPDALTAFPTVALPHLFHASYWESTDVVSFLLRQVMRHDNSSILELDGKEVSVFTPSKPREKWQRKRTHVKLRNVTANHRINDALANEDGPQVLTGRFMYGPLDMVTLTGEKVDVHIMTQPPSGEWLYLDTLVTNNSGRVSYTIPESHRLGVGVYPIKMVVRGDHTFADSYITVLPKGTEFVVFSIDGSFAASVSIMGSDPKVRAGAVDVVRHWQDLGYLIIYVTGRPDMQKQRVVAWLAQHNFPHGVVSFCDGLVHDPLRHKANFLKLLISELHLRVHAAYGSTKDVAVYSAISLSPMQIYIVGRPTKKLQQQCQFITDGYAAHLAQLKYSHRARPARNTATRMALRKGSFGLPGQGDFLRSRNHLLRTISAQPSRPSHRHERTQSQADGEQRGQRSMSMAAGCWGRAMTGRLEPGAATGPK, from the exons GTGCTTTTGTCCCCACAGAAGAAGAGCCGTAACGAGACATATGGTGAAGGCAGCGGCGTGGAGATCCTGGAGAACCGGCCGTACACAGATGGCCCAGGCGGCTCTGGGCAGTACACACACAAGGTGTATCATGTGGGCATGCACATCCCCAGCTGGTTCCGCTCCATCCTGCCCAAGGCAGCCCTGCGGGTGGTGGAGGAGTCCTGGAATGCCTACCCCTACACCCGAACCAG GTTCACCTGCCCTTTCGTGGAGAAATTCTCCATCGACattgaaacattttataaaactgatGCTGGAGAAAACCCCGACGTGTTCAACCTCTCTCCTGTGGAAAAGAACCAGCTGACAATCG ACTTCATCGACATTGTCAAAGACCCTGTGCCCCACAACGAGTATAAGACAGAAGAGGACCCCAAACTGTTCCAGTCAACCAAGACCCAGCGGGGACCCCTGTCAGACAACTGGATCGAGGAGTACAAGAAGCAGGTCTTCCCCATCATGTGTGCATACAAGCTCTGCAAGGTGGAGTTCCGCTACTGGGGCATGCAGTCCAAGATCGAGAGGTTCATCCATGACACCG GACTACGGAGGGTGATGGTGCGGGCTCACCGGCAGGCCTGGTGCTGGCAGGACGAGTGGTATGGGCTGAGCATGGAGAACATCCGGGAGCTGGAGAAGGAGGCGCAGCTCATGCTTTCCCGTAAGATGGCCCAGTTCAATGAGGATGGTGAGGAGGCCACTGAGCTCATCAAGCATGAAGCTGCCTCGGACCAGGCCTCTGGGGAGCCCCCGGAGCCCAGCAGCAGCAACGGGGAGCCCCTGGTGGGGCGGGGCCTCAAGAAACAGTGGTCCACATCCTCCAAGTCGTCTCGGTCGTCCAAGCGGGGAG CGAGTCCTTCCCGCCACAGCATCTCGGAGTGGAGGATGCAGAGTATCGCCAGGGACTCGGACGAGAGCTCAGACGACGAGTTCTTCGATGCGCACG agGACCTGTCTGACACAGAGGAAATGTTCCCCAAGGACATCACCAAGTGGAGTTCCAATGACCTCATGGACAAGATCGAGAGCCCAGAGCCGGAAGACACACAAG ATGGTCTGTACCGCCAGAGCTCCCCTGAGTTCAGGGTGGCCTCCAGTGTGGAACAGCTGAACATCATAGAG GACGAGGTTAGCCAGCCGCTGGCTGCACCGCCCTCCAAGATCCACGTGCTGCTACTGGTGCTGCACGGAGGCACCATCCTGGATACGGGCGCCGGGGACCCCAGTTCCAAGAAGGGTGATGCCAACACCATCGCCAATGTGTTCGACACTGTCATGCGTGTGCACTACCCCAGCGCCCTGGGCCGCCTTGCCATCCGCCTGGTGCCCTGCCCGCCCGTCTGCTCTGACGCCTTTGCCCTGGTCTCCAA cctcagcccctaCAGCCATGACGAAGGCTGTCTGTCCAGCAGTCAGGACCACATTCCCCTGGCTGCCCTCCCCCTGCTGGCCACCTCCTCCCCCCAGTACCAGGAGGCGGTTGCCACAGTGATTCAGCGAGCCAACCTTGCCTATGGGGACTTCATCAAGTCCCAGGAGGGCATGACCTTCAATGGGCAG GTCTGCCTGATTGGGGACTGCGTCGGGGGCATCCTGGCATTTGATGCCCTATGCTACAGCAACCAGCCGGTGTCTGAGAGTCAAAGCAGCAGCCGCCGGGGCAGTGTGGTCAGCATGCAG GACAACGACATGCTGTCCCCGGGCATTCTGGTGAATGCAGCACACTGCTCCGGTGGTGGcaacagtggtggtggtggcagtagtggtggctccagcctggagagcagtCGGCACCTGAGCCGAAGCAACGTCGACATCCCCCGCAGCAATGGCCCCGAGGACCCCAAAAGGCAGCTGCCCCGCAAGAGGAGCGACTCGTCCACCTATGAGCTAGACACCATCCAGCAGCACCAGGCCTTCCTGTCCag cctccatgccAGCGTGCTGAGGACTGAGCCCTGCTCACGCCATTCCAGCAGCTCCACCATGCTGGACGGCACAGGTGCCCTGGGCAGGTTTGACTTTGAGATCACGGACCTCTTCCTCTTCGGGTGCCCCCTGGGGCTGGTCCTGGCCTTGAGGAAGACTGTCATCCCAGCCCTGGATG ttttCCAGCTGCGGCCGGCCTGCCAGCAAGTCTACAACCTCTTCCACCCCGCGGACCCGTCAGCGTCGCGCCTGGAGCCGCTGCTGGAACGGCGCTTCCACGCTCTGCCGCCTTTCAGTGTCCCCCGCTACCAACGCTACCCGCTGGGGGACGGCTGCTCCACACTGCTGG TCGAGACCGTGCAGAGAAACCCTGAGCTGGTCCTGGAGGGCGGCCCCCTGGCCCCTCTCCCCCACGGGGACAGCTTCCTGGAAACCAGTATGCCTGTTCCCGCGCCCACCTGGCAAGACGGGCCCCGCCCGGACTCTGCCGAGT CAGATGTGCTCCAGACCCACAATGTGGCCTTCCAAGAGCATGCCACCCCCTCCtcgcccagccctgcccctgccagTCGTGGCTTCCGCCGAGCCAGTGAGATCAGCATCGCCAGCCAGGTGTCAGGCATGGCCGAGAGCTACACGGCATCCAGCATTGCCCAGA AGGCCCCCGATGCGCTCAGCCATACCCCCAGCGTCAGGCGTCTGTCCCTGCTcgccctgcccccaccccgcccTATCACCCCTGGCCCCCACCCTCCAGCCAGGCAGGCGAGCCCCAGCCTGGAGAGGGCCCCCGGCCTCCCTGAGCTGGACATCAGAGAAG TCGCTGCAAAGTGGTGGGGCCAGAAGCGGATCGACTATGCCCTGTACTGCCCTGATGCCCTCACGGCCTTCCCCACTGTGGCTCTGCCTCACCTCTTCCACGCCAGCTACTGGGAGTCAACAGACGTGGTCTCCTTCCTGCTGAGACAG GTCATGAGGCATGACAACTCCAGCATCTTGGAGCTGGATGGCAAGGAAGTGTCGGTGTTCACCCCCTCCAAGCCAAGAGAGAAGTGGCAGCGCAAGCGGACCCACGTGAAGCTGCGG AACGTGACGGCCAACCACCGGATCAATGATGCCCTCGCCAATGAGGACGGCCCCCAGGTTCTGACGGGCAGGTTCATGTATGGGCCCCTGGACATGGTCACCCTGACTGGGGAGAAG GTGGATGTGCACATCATGACCCAGCCACCCTCGGGCGAGTGGCTCTACCTGGATACGCTGGTGACCAACAACAGTGGGCGTGTCTCCTACACCATCCCTGAGTCGCACCGCCTGGGCGTGGGTGTCTACCCCATCAAGATGGTGGTCAG GGGAGACCACACGTTTGCCGACAGCTACATCACTGTGCTGCCCAAGGGCACAGAGTTCGTGGTCTTCAGCATCGACGGTTCCTTTGCCGCTAGCGTGTCCATCATGGGCAGTGACCCCAAGGTGCGGGCCGGGGCCGTGGACGTGGTGCG GCACTGGCAGGACCTGGGCTACCTCATCATCTACGTGACGGGCCGACCCGACATGCAGAAGCAGCGGGTGGTGGCGTGGCTGGCCCAGCACAACTTCCCCCACGGCGTGGTGTCCTTCTGTGATGGCCTGGTGCATGACCCGCTGCGGCACAAGGCCAACTTCCTGAAGCTGCTCATCTCCGAG CTGCACCTGCGCGTGCATGCGGCCTACGGCTCCACCAAGGACGTGGCGGTCTACAGCGCCATCAGCCTATCCCCCATGCAGATCTACATCGTGGGCCGGCCCACCAAGAAGCTGCAGCAGCAGTGCCAG TTCATCACGGACGGCTACGCAGCCCACCTGGCGCAGCTGAAGTACAGCCACCGGGCGCGGCCTGCTCGCAACACAGCCACCCGCATGGCGCTGCGCAAGGGCAGCTTCGGCCTGCCTGGCCAGGGTGACTTCCTGCGTTCTCGCAACCACCTGCTTCGCACCATCTCGGCCCAGCCCAGCAGGCCCAGCCACCGGCACGAGCGGACACAGAGCCAGGCAGATGGCGAGCAGCGGGGCCAGCGCAGCATGAGCATGGCGGCCGGCTGCTGGGGCCGCGCCATGACTGGCCGCCTGGAGCCGGGGGCGGCCACGGGCCCCAAGTAG
- the PITPNM2 gene encoding membrane-associated phosphatidylinositol transfer protein 2 isoform X4: protein MIIKEYRIPLPMTVEEYRIAQLYMIQVLLSPQKKSRNETYGEGSGVEILENRPYTDGPGGSGQYTHKVYHVGMHIPSWFRSILPKAALRVVEESWNAYPYTRTRFTCPFVEKFSIDIETFYKTDAGENPDVFNLSPVEKNQLTIDFIDIVKDPVPHNEYKTEEDPKLFQSTKTQRGPLSDNWIEEYKKQVFPIMCAYKLCKVEFRYWGMQSKIERFIHDTGLRRVMVRAHRQAWCWQDEWYGLSMENIRELEKEAQLMLSRKMAQFNEDGEEATELIKHEAASDQASGEPPEPSSSNGEPLVGRGLKKQWSTSSKSSRSSKRGASPSRHSISEWRMQSIARDSDESSDDEFFDAHEDLSDTEEMFPKDITKWSSNDLMDKIESPEPEDTQDGLYRQSSPEFRVASSVEQLNIIEDEVSQPLAAPPSKIHVLLLVLHGGTILDTGAGDPSSKKGDANTIANVFDTVMRVHYPSALGRLAIRLVPCPPVCSDAFALVSNLSPYSHDEGCLSSSQDHIPLAALPLLATSSPQYQEAVATVIQRANLAYGDFIKSQEGMTFNGQVCLIGDCVGGILAFDALCYSNQPVSESQSSSRRGSVVSMQDNDMLSPGILVNAAHCSGGGNSGGGGSSGGSSLESSRHLSRSNVDIPRSNGPEDPKRQLPRKRSDSSTYELDTIQQHQAFLSSSSTMLDGTGALGRFDFEITDLFLFGCPLGLVLALRKTVIPALDVFQLRPACQQVYNLFHPADPSASRLEPLLERRFHALPPFSVPRYQRYPLGDGCSTLLGERHIPPCSSRGRSGRRGSLASRSSMPRGSSPVETVQRNPELVLEGGPLAPLPHGDSFLETSMPVPAPTWQDGPRPDSAESDVLQTHNVAFQEHATPSSPSPAPASRGFRRASEISIASQVSGMAESYTASSIAQKAPDALSHTPSVRRLSLLALPPPRPITPGPHPPARQASPSLERAPGLPELDIREVAAKWWGQKRIDYALYCPDALTAFPTVALPHLFHASYWESTDVVSFLLRQVMRHDNSSILELDGKEVSVFTPSKPREKWQRKRTHVKLRNVTANHRINDALANEDGPQVLTGRFMYGPLDMVTLTGEKVDVHIMTQPPSGEWLYLDTLVTNNSGRVSYTIPESHRLGVGVYPIKMVVRGDHTFADSYITVLPKGTEFVVFSIDGSFAASVSIMGSDPKVRAGAVDVVRHWQDLGYLIIYVTGRPDMQKQRVVAWLAQHNFPHGVVSFCDGLVHDPLRHKANFLKLLISELHLRVHAAYGSTKDVAVYSAISLSPMQIYIVGRPTKKLQQQCQFITDGYAAHLAQLKYSHRARPARNTATRMALRKGSFGLPGQGDFLRSRNHLLRTISAQPSRPSHRHERTQSQADGEQRGQRSMSMAAGCWGRAMTGRLEPGAATGPK from the exons GTGCTTTTGTCCCCACAGAAGAAGAGCCGTAACGAGACATATGGTGAAGGCAGCGGCGTGGAGATCCTGGAGAACCGGCCGTACACAGATGGCCCAGGCGGCTCTGGGCAGTACACACACAAGGTGTATCATGTGGGCATGCACATCCCCAGCTGGTTCCGCTCCATCCTGCCCAAGGCAGCCCTGCGGGTGGTGGAGGAGTCCTGGAATGCCTACCCCTACACCCGAACCAG GTTCACCTGCCCTTTCGTGGAGAAATTCTCCATCGACattgaaacattttataaaactgatGCTGGAGAAAACCCCGACGTGTTCAACCTCTCTCCTGTGGAAAAGAACCAGCTGACAATCG ACTTCATCGACATTGTCAAAGACCCTGTGCCCCACAACGAGTATAAGACAGAAGAGGACCCCAAACTGTTCCAGTCAACCAAGACCCAGCGGGGACCCCTGTCAGACAACTGGATCGAGGAGTACAAGAAGCAGGTCTTCCCCATCATGTGTGCATACAAGCTCTGCAAGGTGGAGTTCCGCTACTGGGGCATGCAGTCCAAGATCGAGAGGTTCATCCATGACACCG GACTACGGAGGGTGATGGTGCGGGCTCACCGGCAGGCCTGGTGCTGGCAGGACGAGTGGTATGGGCTGAGCATGGAGAACATCCGGGAGCTGGAGAAGGAGGCGCAGCTCATGCTTTCCCGTAAGATGGCCCAGTTCAATGAGGATGGTGAGGAGGCCACTGAGCTCATCAAGCATGAAGCTGCCTCGGACCAGGCCTCTGGGGAGCCCCCGGAGCCCAGCAGCAGCAACGGGGAGCCCCTGGTGGGGCGGGGCCTCAAGAAACAGTGGTCCACATCCTCCAAGTCGTCTCGGTCGTCCAAGCGGGGAG CGAGTCCTTCCCGCCACAGCATCTCGGAGTGGAGGATGCAGAGTATCGCCAGGGACTCGGACGAGAGCTCAGACGACGAGTTCTTCGATGCGCACG agGACCTGTCTGACACAGAGGAAATGTTCCCCAAGGACATCACCAAGTGGAGTTCCAATGACCTCATGGACAAGATCGAGAGCCCAGAGCCGGAAGACACACAAG ATGGTCTGTACCGCCAGAGCTCCCCTGAGTTCAGGGTGGCCTCCAGTGTGGAACAGCTGAACATCATAGAG GACGAGGTTAGCCAGCCGCTGGCTGCACCGCCCTCCAAGATCCACGTGCTGCTACTGGTGCTGCACGGAGGCACCATCCTGGATACGGGCGCCGGGGACCCCAGTTCCAAGAAGGGTGATGCCAACACCATCGCCAATGTGTTCGACACTGTCATGCGTGTGCACTACCCCAGCGCCCTGGGCCGCCTTGCCATCCGCCTGGTGCCCTGCCCGCCCGTCTGCTCTGACGCCTTTGCCCTGGTCTCCAA cctcagcccctaCAGCCATGACGAAGGCTGTCTGTCCAGCAGTCAGGACCACATTCCCCTGGCTGCCCTCCCCCTGCTGGCCACCTCCTCCCCCCAGTACCAGGAGGCGGTTGCCACAGTGATTCAGCGAGCCAACCTTGCCTATGGGGACTTCATCAAGTCCCAGGAGGGCATGACCTTCAATGGGCAG GTCTGCCTGATTGGGGACTGCGTCGGGGGCATCCTGGCATTTGATGCCCTATGCTACAGCAACCAGCCGGTGTCTGAGAGTCAAAGCAGCAGCCGCCGGGGCAGTGTGGTCAGCATGCAG GACAACGACATGCTGTCCCCGGGCATTCTGGTGAATGCAGCACACTGCTCCGGTGGTGGcaacagtggtggtggtggcagtagtggtggctccagcctggagagcagtCGGCACCTGAGCCGAAGCAACGTCGACATCCCCCGCAGCAATGGCCCCGAGGACCCCAAAAGGCAGCTGCCCCGCAAGAGGAGCGACTCGTCCACCTATGAGCTAGACACCATCCAGCAGCACCAGGCCTTCCTGTCCag CAGCTCCACCATGCTGGACGGCACAGGTGCCCTGGGCAGGTTTGACTTTGAGATCACGGACCTCTTCCTCTTCGGGTGCCCCCTGGGGCTGGTCCTGGCCTTGAGGAAGACTGTCATCCCAGCCCTGGATG ttttCCAGCTGCGGCCGGCCTGCCAGCAAGTCTACAACCTCTTCCACCCCGCGGACCCGTCAGCGTCGCGCCTGGAGCCGCTGCTGGAACGGCGCTTCCACGCTCTGCCGCCTTTCAGTGTCCCCCGCTACCAACGCTACCCGCTGGGGGACGGCTGCTCCACACTGCTGGGTGAGAGGCACATTCCGCCCTGCTCCTCTAGGGGAAGGTCGGGGAGGCGTGGCTCCCTGGCCTCTAGGTCCTCCATGCCACGTGGTTCTTCCCCAG TCGAGACCGTGCAGAGAAACCCTGAGCTGGTCCTGGAGGGCGGCCCCCTGGCCCCTCTCCCCCACGGGGACAGCTTCCTGGAAACCAGTATGCCTGTTCCCGCGCCCACCTGGCAAGACGGGCCCCGCCCGGACTCTGCCGAGT CAGATGTGCTCCAGACCCACAATGTGGCCTTCCAAGAGCATGCCACCCCCTCCtcgcccagccctgcccctgccagTCGTGGCTTCCGCCGAGCCAGTGAGATCAGCATCGCCAGCCAGGTGTCAGGCATGGCCGAGAGCTACACGGCATCCAGCATTGCCCAGA AGGCCCCCGATGCGCTCAGCCATACCCCCAGCGTCAGGCGTCTGTCCCTGCTcgccctgcccccaccccgcccTATCACCCCTGGCCCCCACCCTCCAGCCAGGCAGGCGAGCCCCAGCCTGGAGAGGGCCCCCGGCCTCCCTGAGCTGGACATCAGAGAAG TCGCTGCAAAGTGGTGGGGCCAGAAGCGGATCGACTATGCCCTGTACTGCCCTGATGCCCTCACGGCCTTCCCCACTGTGGCTCTGCCTCACCTCTTCCACGCCAGCTACTGGGAGTCAACAGACGTGGTCTCCTTCCTGCTGAGACAG GTCATGAGGCATGACAACTCCAGCATCTTGGAGCTGGATGGCAAGGAAGTGTCGGTGTTCACCCCCTCCAAGCCAAGAGAGAAGTGGCAGCGCAAGCGGACCCACGTGAAGCTGCGG AACGTGACGGCCAACCACCGGATCAATGATGCCCTCGCCAATGAGGACGGCCCCCAGGTTCTGACGGGCAGGTTCATGTATGGGCCCCTGGACATGGTCACCCTGACTGGGGAGAAG GTGGATGTGCACATCATGACCCAGCCACCCTCGGGCGAGTGGCTCTACCTGGATACGCTGGTGACCAACAACAGTGGGCGTGTCTCCTACACCATCCCTGAGTCGCACCGCCTGGGCGTGGGTGTCTACCCCATCAAGATGGTGGTCAG GGGAGACCACACGTTTGCCGACAGCTACATCACTGTGCTGCCCAAGGGCACAGAGTTCGTGGTCTTCAGCATCGACGGTTCCTTTGCCGCTAGCGTGTCCATCATGGGCAGTGACCCCAAGGTGCGGGCCGGGGCCGTGGACGTGGTGCG GCACTGGCAGGACCTGGGCTACCTCATCATCTACGTGACGGGCCGACCCGACATGCAGAAGCAGCGGGTGGTGGCGTGGCTGGCCCAGCACAACTTCCCCCACGGCGTGGTGTCCTTCTGTGATGGCCTGGTGCATGACCCGCTGCGGCACAAGGCCAACTTCCTGAAGCTGCTCATCTCCGAG CTGCACCTGCGCGTGCATGCGGCCTACGGCTCCACCAAGGACGTGGCGGTCTACAGCGCCATCAGCCTATCCCCCATGCAGATCTACATCGTGGGCCGGCCCACCAAGAAGCTGCAGCAGCAGTGCCAG TTCATCACGGACGGCTACGCAGCCCACCTGGCGCAGCTGAAGTACAGCCACCGGGCGCGGCCTGCTCGCAACACAGCCACCCGCATGGCGCTGCGCAAGGGCAGCTTCGGCCTGCCTGGCCAGGGTGACTTCCTGCGTTCTCGCAACCACCTGCTTCGCACCATCTCGGCCCAGCCCAGCAGGCCCAGCCACCGGCACGAGCGGACACAGAGCCAGGCAGATGGCGAGCAGCGGGGCCAGCGCAGCATGAGCATGGCGGCCGGCTGCTGGGGCCGCGCCATGACTGGCCGCCTGGAGCCGGGGGCGGCCACGGGCCCCAAGTAG